The following is a genomic window from Epinephelus moara isolate mb chromosome 17, YSFRI_EMoa_1.0, whole genome shotgun sequence.
AACACAAAGCAATCAAGGCAGCAGAGATCAGAGATTGGAAGTCATTGCAAAGCAAATACCATGACATATTAGAGCAATACAGGGAGCAGTGTTTGTCGCAGGAGGAAGCCATGGCAACGGGAAGGAAGTTACACTATCAACACAAGAGGGATGAAATCACAAAAGGTATAATTTGGGGGCGCTTACTAGCTCACATGGTAAAGCTGGCACCCCATGTATAAGggctgtgtccttgccacagcggcTACGGGATTGACTCCAACCCAGCCcgttgctgcatgtcatccacACTCCCACTCTCCCTCCACACAATATTTTCCCTAtcaaataaagccaaaaaagccccaaaaaataccTTTACAAAAAAGGACTGGATGTGGGTATCTGCATTTTCAAAAGTCTGTGCCTTCAGACTGAAACACAACCCCGCAGTTTTCAAACTTTAACACAGTCTGCAGAGTTTTCAAAGATCTCCATTTTAGGGATTCCATAACACCGCAGTAGTGTGGACACTAGTCATAAATGTAGCAATAGTTGTgcatttcaaaattaaaatatgagTGTAGATGTAGCCTAACAGGCACTGCAACAGCAAAAATTACTGTAATTCAATCAGAGCTTtatttggagtcatttgatttttgtttatttaaaagctTAACATAGTGACACGTATTTACGCCTGCTGTTGTTGTCCTCTTTGCTGCTAATGCAACCTGAAAACATCCTCCGTGTTTACCTGCTGTCGTGGTAACTTCTATTAtttacatcagtacaacaacatgtcagaaTACTTTGAGTTGCTCTTCTATAAGGGAGTTTATTCACTCattatttctacttttacttttctaTTTTCAAATGCTATCAAGCTGTTATTTAGCAGCACAGAGAGCCCAATCCCTCGCTTTCTTTgttggcttttaatttgaaatccATACAGGAAGTATTGGGATTCAATGACAGTATCTTACCAGGGATAGGAAAATGGAAAGGAGGAGCAATTGAAAATAATTCGTGATTAAAAACTGTgattaaaagagaaataaaccgTCAATGCAGACAATTTAcatccatcacacacactcatgcccACCTGCAGACGTGCTCTCAGTCACATCCTCACATTATATGTAAGATTTTTGGTCGCAGTGAGTTTCAAGGTGTTGACTCTTCctgtccttcctctcctctctgcagggGCCCGGCTCGTACATCATGAACTACTTCATGTACATCTACTGGGCTCTGTCCTTCGCCTTCCTGGCCGTCTGTCTGGTCAAGGTGTTTGCTCCCTACGCCTGTGGCTCGGGGATCCCTGAGGTGAGGAAAATGTCGCTTTTAAAAGACTCTTTCAATTGAAATGTGCTCGCAGCTGCATGAAAGGATGGTTTTGAAACGCTGCTTGGCGGTGCATTGAAGTTTTCCAAGAGTTGAGAGTTGGCTTTCATGCAGCAATATTTCAAGAGGTTTTTGACGGATATTAATTTGGTAAAAgattctttgtctttgtttagtCACAGAGCCCAAAACTGTATTTTACCACAGAGCATTTTATCAGTTTATCAAACTAATGAGGTTAGCAGACTTTCTGTTTTCGTTCCCGGGCGTCTTTCCCATctctctgctgcagagtgagtgaagGAGCTGTTGCAGGATTTCTGCAGATTATCGATGTTCTGCTTTATCTCTCGGCTCTCGTATTTTCTCATGTCTGATCAATTTGCTCTGGATGTCAGAAACTGGAAGCAGCACCCGAAACAGAAAGCCTATAAATCTCTGCAGCTGCCTCGTAACGCTCCATGAAAGTGTTGTAATTAGTTACGTGTGCTTGCTGGGATCCTCGCAGCGTGCTCTCATGCTTATGGGGGTTTCCCTTTAATGTCTCGAAGTGGCTTCAAATTGTTAATTCAGTGGGCAGTGGGGAGACGTGACAGCTTTGACCACACTGTGAAAGAAGCTATTTTGAGGTGAGAGCTCTGAGCTGTCCGTAAATGTTCTTTTTGTTGCCATGGGAACAAGAAAGCAAGAAGACGGTGACTTTGAGCATGTCGACAGTAACAGGCTGGAGGAAAAGATAAGAAGGTAGAGATGCAGCTAAAGCAAAACTTGAGTGAATCTGATCGAAAAAGGCAACTTGAAATATTTCATTAGAAGTTGGCGTTGAGCGGGATATGACATCATCTATTTCATGATTTTAATTGGTCTGAAATGGCTGGTTATGGTTATGTCCTGTCAGCTCTCTACTAGCCAGTGTCTAACAATAATTAATACAAATTGATAATCTGATTGATAGTAGTAATTATGGATCTGATGTGTCTATTGATAGACAGTTAATTGCTAGCTACATggatcatccatccatccattttcatccgcttatccggggccgggttgcgggggcagcaggccaagcaaagcaccccagatgtccctctccccagtaacactttccagctcctcctggaggaccctaatgcgttcccaggccagatgagatatataatccttccagcgtgttctgggtctgccccggggcctcctaccagtgggacgtgcctggaacacctccaacaggaggcgcccaggaggcatcctgatcagatgcttgaaccacctcaactgactcaaaggagcagcggctctacaccgagctccctcctgatgtcctagctccttaccctatccctaaggctgagcccagccaccccacggaggaaactcatttcagccgcttgtatccgtgatctcattcttacggtcactacccagagatCATGACATAGGTGAAGGTGGGGACGtaaatggaccagtaaatcgaaatcCCTCTTCACCTAGACGGTCCAGAGCAGTGCCGACATCACTGCAGGAGCCATGCCAAACCgtcgatccatctcacgctccattctaccctcacttgtaaacaagaccctgagatacttgacctccctcgcttgaggcagtaacggTCAGATTAACACGTGTAACATTATTTAGAAATAGAATGAGAGTAGAATGGACACTGCCATTTAAATCAGTGTAGCAGGATGATTTGTTGCTGGAGAGAATTCTCTAACAGCCTCTGGTGAATGTCCAGTTGATTTCCTTCCCTGTTATTCATCTGTGAAACTCTGATTTTGGTAGCTTTGGAACTTTTGATACTAGAAAATGTGAGAGATCATATCACTTTAAACACATGGTATCAACCTTACCTCGCTCCTTCCTTCCTGCCTGTTCAAGCTTGATTTCTGTTTAATCTCtaccttcttcttcctctctacCCGCCCTCCTCTTTCTCCAGATCAAGACCATCCTGAGTGGGTTCATCATCCGGGGCTACCTGGGCAAGTGGACCCTGATGATCAAGACCATCACTCTGGTGCTGGCTGTGGCGTCTGGCCTCAGCCTGGGGAAGGAGGGCCCCCTGGTCCACGTGGCCTGCTGCTGTGGGAACATCTTCTCCTACCTCTTCCCCAAGTACAGCAAGAACGAGGCCAAGAAACGAGAGGTGAGAGAGAGGACATTTGAGTCAGTGTTTCAGTCATTAATCCCTTCCTGGATGTATGACTGTGTTTTAGACTCCATCACATCAGCTGAGTTGCGTTTGTTTGGTTCTCCCAGGTTCTGTCTGCTGCGTCGGCAGCTGGGGTGTCTGTTGCTTTTGGAGCCCCGATCGGAGGAGTGCTCTTCAGTTTGGAGGAGGTACGGCACCTGTTCATGAACTCACTACAGATGACTCTGATGCTTCATTTCCATGCTCCAAAATCGCAACATAATGCCCAGTGTAAATGTCAGGATAATtgattctctctgtctcctccaggTGAGCTACTATTTCCCTCTCAAGACGCTGTGGCGCTCCTTCTTCGCCGCCCTGGTGGCGGCCTTCATCCTGCGCTCCATCAACCCATTTGGTAACAGCCGTCTGGTGCTGTTCTACGTGGAGTACCACACTCCATGGTACCTGTTTGAGCTCATCCCTTTCATCCTGCTGGGAGTTTTCGGAGGCCTCTGGGGGGCCTTCTTCATCCGAGCCAACATTGCTTGGTGCCGGAGGCGCAAGTCGACACGTTTCGGCAAGTACTGTGTTTGAATTCATGATTCAGATTGGGATTTTTCAGCCAGCCCAGGTGTTTGAAGGTGGAGGTAGCTCCTGTTTTAGCAGACACAACTGTGATAGTGGTCATTGTCCCATCCTCCCACAGTCTGACATGTTGTATTGTCCCTTTCTTCAGGAAAGTACCCGGTATTGGAAGTGATCTTGGTGGCGGCCATCACAGCTGTGGTTGCTTTCCCGAACCCATACACTCGTCAGAACACCAGCGAGCTGATAAAGGAGCTGTTCACTGACTGCGGCCCACTGGAGTCCTCGCAGCTCTGCCAGTACCGCAGCCAGATGAACGGCAGTAAGGCGTTCACAGACAACCCCAACCGGCCTGCAGGGCCTGGCGTCTACGCTGCCATGTGGCAGCTCTGCCTGGCGCTCATCTTTAAAATCATCATGACCATATTCACCTTTGGACTAAAGGTGATccctggatgtttttttttcctaacggGGCAGATTTTTTATCCTGCTTGTCTTTATTAACACTAAAATTACTTCCTGTTTCTCAACCACAGGTACCATCAGGTTTGTTTATCCCCAGCATGGCCATCGGAGCCATCGCAGGCCGAATCGTTGGCATCGCCGTGGAGCAGCTGGCCTATTATCACCATGACTGGTTCTTGTTCAAAGAATGGTGCGAGGTGGGAGCAGACTGCATCACTCCAGGGCTGTACGCCATGGTGGGGGCCGCCGCATGTCTGGGTGAGTCAGCGGATAACAAAGTAATAGGTTATGGATGGAAATGGTGTGTTCGTTGGTCAGCATTGTGTTAACTCTTGCATATTTTGCCATCCCTCTAATATTTGGATGCATTAGAACATTTTGTGCTTCTCCATGAGCGGGACTGGTTTATAGTAACACTAGATTTACAGGATTTTTGCATCAATAAGATAAATTACCTTGTATTTACCAGTATTAAATTCACTGGACTAGACAAGAAACCCTGTGATTAAAGGGTTTGCTTTTGCAAAATGGACACAATGTCAAATTTTCTAAGCTAGAATCTTTGTTTCGTCCTCGTCTCGATGTGTGCTTATGCACATTTCTTCCTCTGCTGTCTCTTCAGGCGGTGTGACCCGTATGACCGTCTCCCTGGTCGTCATTGTCTTCGAGCTGACTGGTGGTTTGGAGTACATCGTCCCCCTCATGGCTGCCGTCATGACCAGCAAATGGGTGGGCGACGCGTTCGGCCGCGAGGGAATCTACGAGGCCCACATCCGTCTGAATGGATACCCCTTCCTGGACGCCAAGGAGGAATTCACACACACCACGCTGGCCAGGGAAGTGATGAGGCCCCGACGCAGCGACCCGCCGTTAGCAGTGCTGACGCAGGATGACCTGACagtggaggagctgcagagcaCCATCAATGAAACCAGTTATAATGGTTTCCCTGTGATAGTGTCTAAGGAGTCCCAGAGGCTGGTGGGCTTCGCTCTGCGCAGGGACATCACTATCGCTATAGGTAACTAAATTGTTTCTcccatatttaaaaacaaaatgtgagaaCAGCAAGAGAGCACAAAACGGTACACAGTCTGTCTGGGGCATAGATTCATTTAAGGGAATAGCACAGTGTCTGAGTGCTTTACAGACAAAGTGACCATATATCTATCAGTTATTCGTggcgtgttaccttgaattcatgaggaaaactGTGGATTCTTTCTTTTGccggaggcatgcgagaaaaccAAAAGTTCCCTTcttgaattcaaggtaacagcataaataattaatatataaatggtCGTTTTGTCTGTGAAGAACTCCCTcaagcaagacactgaacccctaATTGCTCCCGATTTGTATACATGGGAAAAAGTTCAAGgctaacttctgtatttttcaacctggccCAACCTTTCAacctttttctgtgtttttgtgtcgaACTGACTAATGGGAACAGTACTGAGCAAGAGCGCAGTAGCTGTGAGCCAGGAAGCagtttatgtccactaaaagtgtttgttttgccactgacaggctcagattgttagtttagatgtctgacaacataatggaaaggatccctacagagatagaccatTTTGTtcaagagtaagatcctttttgttcaacTACAAACAGCCTCACAATtgccatcgccaaacccaccagactccattttattaaacagtaactttattattataaacaCGCTTCATTCATATTGAcagaaacacagtaaaatgaacaaaattcATTTTGATTCGTCTTTTACAGTTCAATCACAATCACtcactctggtttggttgaaataaacccttaactcacccagttagatgtgaaaatatgctgagtctatacatgctaaaattactgtttatttaaatggagtctcgTGGGatcctttgttgttgttggacacttagaataacattctgagcctgtcagtggcaaaaacaagcacttttaatgggcgtaaattgacagtgcgCAAATGTCCAAAGTGTAAACATTGCATTAATTCCATTCCCAATAACATACACATGTAAGTTAGCTTTAGAAGCCAACAGTAGTAGCACCAAAACCACTTCAGACATAATACAGTGTTTACCATTGGTGAACGAAGTATGCAGacattttacttgagtaaaaataGCTGTACTACTGTGTAAATACTCTGTTACTATTTACAGGTAAAAGCCCTGCATTCAAAAGctaactaaagtaaaagtaccaaagtattaacacaacaaaaaggtctatctctgtagggatcctttccataatgttagACAGTTagagtaacaatctgagcctgtcagtggcaaaaacaagcactgccAGCTGCAGaactctcgctcaatactggaccaatttcaaaaattgttgttcccattagtcactcagacCCAAAAActtgggaaaatagggtccaggatGAGAAGTACCAAACTGAACCTGTGAGTCCCTTTAGACAAAAGCATCAACCAAGTTAATGTTGGTCCTTTCTCTGCAGAAAACGCTCGTCGCAAGCAGGAGGGCATCATGTTGAACTCCAGGGTGTACTTCACCCAGCACGCACCCACCCTGCCAGCCGACAGCCCTCGGCCCCTCAAACTGCGCTCCATCCTGGACATGAGCCCCTTCACCGTCACCGACCACACCCCCATGGAGATCGTTGTGGACATCTTCAGAAAGCTCGGGCTGCGCCAGTGCCTGGTCACTCACAACGGGTAAGTAGGAAGTTGCCTGAGGAGGAAGGATGTGCCGTGAGAGAAGAATCCCTCTCACATCCTTCTTTTTAGTGCCGTTATGATATACTTGCCCGTCTGAGGTCGACAAGCATCGCACAAAGACATGTACACACTTTCCAGTGTTGCATGGGCTCTCAGATCCCTGGGTTTACCCTGTAACTGCATGGCCTGGCCTAACCGCTTTGCTGCACTATCTGTATCCCCCTACTGAGCAATAACAAGCCGTCTCTTCAGTAGAAGAGACTGAGCTGGCGAAGCTAACTACAACTACATAACAGGTATCACGTCAGGAATTATAGTCCGTCATGAAGTCAGCTGATGCtaaagaagaaatgaaaaaggtGGTTTTTGAGGAAGAAAATTTGAGGTTTTGCCCCTTTtgatatgtttatttttcagatcATGAGGATTTCTTTTGTTCATTGTAGTTAAAATAAAGTCTCATGATGGGTCGGACTCAGGAGATCTTGTCTAGGTTTAACAGATTTAGGTTTTACAGGGAGCCACCTGCTGGTGTAATGTAGGAATTACAAGACAGATTGTGCTTACCACTCCTCAATTTATAGATTACTTCTCAGTTTGCTGTGACAATCACCAGAGAGGAGCTGtgcagcagtgtttgttttcatttacagCTTCATGTTTAACtattttagtcacatttttaaGGATAAAGCTGgtgttattctattttttttaacttacttTCAACAAATCTCATGAAAAGACTAAAACAAAAGTGTCTTAGTTTGTCTTTCAGTACTTTCTAACTTCTCTACCCTGACTGGGGCACTCAGGCTCCAAGCCCATTTGCTTCTactttaatctttaaaaataagtaacaaatatataaatttaGTTTACCTTAAAAGGCTAAGTCATTTTCTAAGGCAGcagggcactgtagtttttaagtTGAGGATTTGTTTCTcatggattaatacacatttggtgttctctagaccagtggttcctaactggtccaGTCTCaaagtccagatttctccttagtcatcagttcagggtccacacagtttgatatattcagcgtcatacttgtgtttggacatGTCATCGAGTTAGTTTGCAtgtttgtctctgtcaagtagctgtccactctacagcaggaaacggcacttcaaaataaaatctctgtcctggaaattcactgtacttaaaaacaaagtgtgttgGTTATATAAATCTTATGACAGACAACACCTACTAGGACTAATtcattgctgttgtgtttatttttttcatgtgattTATCGTCAATATGTAAAGCatagaatatcaccagacttACCCTTTAACTTTTGTCAAGTTTCATTTGTAATTAAGCacaaattttaaattaatttccagACAGTcgtcaaaataaaatgagtttCCATCCACTACTGTTTTAGGTGGGCAGAAAGATGGAGTCCCCGCGCACCCTGCTGACAAATTTTTCTAACTTCATTTTTTGTAATCTTCAAGGTGTCTAGTAAACAAATCTGTTGggcggccatcttgaatttgaatCAACTAGACGTCATACAGGGACAAATGACCCCAAATTTTGTGTGTAACTTTGGCATGGGGAGTTGATTGAGAGGGTTATTTTCAGGATTTTAACAAGTCAGAttcaataaaatgtgaaaaatgtgaagaAGTCAGATTAATTTACTCTCAAGATCTTGCCTCTGTAGGCTTTATATTAGGGATGAGAAAGTACACCatgatctgtatctgtatctgctCAGCCAATTAAATTATCTGTATGAGTACCTATACTTAGAATGAGTGGGTGGGGCTTAATGTGGAAATGGATGTGGTCTAACTAGAGGTTGTTATTTTACATGTGAATATTGCAAATATCGAATATAAGATAAATGATTGCAGAAGAAGGCCCAACAAGATGACATGATAAAAAAATCgccagtcaaacctcaaactTTAAACCTTGTGATTAAAGACATGGTATTTTATTAGATGAGTTACATTCTTTTCATCATAACACCTGAAATGAATTCATTACATTaagtttttgtgttattttgagttttattttatgttaacaTTAAGTTATCTGTTTAATATTTTAAGTTGCACCCTGTTATGTTTTTgtgcttctctctctgtctctcttctgtttgttgtttttgtttatttattgttgtttttgggCAGTTTACCGAGTAACaggtgtgtgtttcaggattgTGTTGGGCATCATCACAAAGAAGAATATATTAGAGCATCTGGAGGAGCTCAAGCAGCACACGGAGCCCCTGGTGACTAGCCCCGCCCCTACACACACCACCCCTCCCCCACACTTTTCACACCTGTCTCTTAGGCTCCGCCTCTTTAGAGGgctgcatgaaacttggtgtGAAAAACTGTTGACAGTTCCCGGCTACACATTGAGCCTTCCTttgcttcctcttcttctctcactGACTGTCGGCACTGTGTTGTTCGTGGGTTGGTTTGGTGTGGATTCACCTCTTAATGCAGTCGTTCATCGTAGAGGAACATCTGTAGATAAACGTTCTCTCACCTCCATCTGCATCGCTGGAAGCAGTTATAGTTTTGGAATCTTTGTTTGTAGAAGTGCTTTGTTGTGGTTTTCTGGGTCCTGTAACGTTGGACCTTTTTGGGAACTGTCACCCACGTTAGTCTAGAGCCCCTTTCAGACATGTACTTCATTACGGAAATATGCTGGCAATTTAACATGTTGATGTTGAAGATATTTTACTGTAAAAGTTGTGACAGTGCTCTCTTACCAAGAGGGACCTTATAACAGCTCAGGTTTCAGCTCAGGTCTGTcacatgaaaaattcatatcgtgatacttgttgacatatgacgtcatactgttatcCACGGCAACAATAAACAtagctgaaagtgaaattattaccgactccGCAGttgttccaaaaagaggagcagcttcagtagtgtggaataaactgtggcgtcctgaatgttttatgaacagccccagacttctcagactcttttggCGAGTTACCGTttagagggaactcattcagcggctcctctggcagcagcacacaggagtcggtgttgatttttactaatttttcatatttttaagaatatcgttatcgcaaaaataccttcaaatatcatgatattattttagggccatatcgcccacccctactaTTCATGTTaaacgtggccaaagtttcaaataatgaggtaaacatatgtaaaagtaatccctgtaaGCAAAAACCTCAGATTGTTCTGAATACtcaaaaatcgatacagcatagtatcgcgatatttttgtTCGGTAATATCGTTTTGTCACACAGTACCAAGTATGGactttttattatataaattattaatatgacaaatacataTTAAACGTAAGGTAGTCGACTAGAGTGATATAATtgattgctttttcagtccactagatacattttgctaaaaaaaaaaaaaaaaaaaaaaaaaaaggttgacatgaaatgaacagactgaaacttTTATtgtattagataaaacagatgttgacaaagttttcacttggggacataatttacagttgaaaaaaggtaataaatcgcaatatatcacaatattttttatcgcaataatattgtatcgtgacttaagtatcgtgataatatcgtatcgtagATCCTTTGGTGATTCCCTTACTTATCTGTTACCAAtgttttttctactttaaaGAGAAGCTGACGGCAGCTCGTGGCGGATTTCTTTATAGGGTCATGTGCTCCAGGCGTGCTACTGCAAGAgcacatacactgctacatgtagcatgctaacgtcagggaaacgtGTAAACTGTGTcgttgatgttgttaatttctcctaaTTTCAGATCGTATTCTTGCTgcaacatgtctggttgtgccGTTATACTCCTTCACAGTCAATGACGGTCAGAGAAGACACTGAAACGTTGACCATTCAGAGCAGACTGTCCTCTTTCGGGAGGgcggcttaaagagacaggctcTAAAATGGAGCCTCACAGACGGagggtgttccagcacagacagtaataggaaaatgacatgttttttcaagaattaaagcatgtaaacatgttcttgtAGAAAtatatgaacctgaaaataagcataaCAGGTCCGTTTTAATATGACggctacagcagcacagcaaaCAAACCGATAGATAATTAAATGAGTGTCTTGTTCTGCACTGTAACATCATCTCATTATGATCTCTGAAACACAAAACTTTCAACCACATCAACATCACAAATTAACTTAAAGCCAACTTGGATGAGAAGACCTAAAATTGCTACTGATGAGATCATAAAAGCTGCTGAGCTCACGTCCACAGTTGCAAATGGAGCTCCATAAAAGGCAACATATTGGACCTTGAGTTGTGATGGCTCTGTCTAACTACCATTTTCCAGGTCAACGTGCTTGatgcttaaaataaaatcagtttagTGGAACATGAAGCAGCGTGATCGAGCCAGATTTAAACGGTTATAGAGGCTGGAAGAATTCGTATGAGTAGCCATCTTAAAGGTTTCCATACAGCATGTGAgcaaatacataataaatgacaGTCAttgtcacagtcacagtcacagtgtAGTCTATAAAACAGGCTGCTGAATTATTTATTCTATCTGATAAATAATGACATTGATGATAAAATGTGCTCTGAAATCTGGGTTGATAAAACTGGTGAGAATCAGAGCGTCCCTCGTGCTAATCATCAATGTAGCCACGGTGATTAACACTCTTCACTCGTCACTGATGTCGCCAACAAGAGAACTTTCCTCCCTGATATCATTATTGTCTGACTCGCTGCTGATCTCAGTGTCACCGCTCCCTCTCAAGAAACATTACGCAAGCCTTGCAGCTCCTTCTGTAATGGTCGTGTTTGAATATAGCCATTATGGAACATGCTGTGTACACAAAGGAGTGTTATTATGAGCTCtaagaagattacaggttatgAA
Proteins encoded in this region:
- the clcn3 gene encoding H(+)/Cl(-) exchange transporter 3 isoform X3 — its product is MESEQLYHRGYCRNSYNSIASASSDEELLDGAGVIMDFHTTEDDNLLDGDAASPGSNYAMSNGGGAPSSSTHLLDFLEEPIPGVGTYDDFHTIDWVREKCKDRERHRKINSKKKESAWEFTKSLYDAWSGWLVVTLTGLASGALAGLIDIAADWMNDLKEGVCLSAMWFNHEQCCWTSNETTFAERDKCPQWKSWAELILGQAEGPGSYIMNYFMYIYWALSFAFLAVCLVKVFAPYACGSGIPEIKTILSGFIIRGYLGKWTLMIKTITLVLAVASGLSLGKEGPLVHVACCCGNIFSYLFPKYSKNEAKKREVLSAASAAGVSVAFGAPIGGVLFSLEEVSYYFPLKTLWRSFFAALVAAFILRSINPFGNSRLVLFYVEYHTPWYLFELIPFILLGVFGGLWGAFFIRANIAWCRRRKSTRFGKYPVLEVILVAAITAVVAFPNPYTRQNTSELIKELFTDCGPLESSQLCQYRSQMNGSKAFTDNPNRPAGPGVYAAMWQLCLALIFKIIMTIFTFGLKVPSGLFIPSMAIGAIAGRIVGIAVEQLAYYHHDWFLFKEWCEVGADCITPGLYAMVGAAACLGGVTRMTVSLVVIVFELTGGLEYIVPLMAAVMTSKWVGDAFGREGIYEAHIRLNGYPFLDAKEEFTHTTLAREVMRPRRSDPPLAVLTQDDLTVEELQSTINETSYNGFPVIVSKESQRLVGFALRRDITIAIENARRKQEGIMLNSRVYFTQHAPTLPADSPRPLKLRSILDMSPFTVTDHTPMEIVVDIFRKLGLRQCLVTHNGRLLGIITKKDILRHMAQMANQDPESIMFN
- the clcn3 gene encoding H(+)/Cl(-) exchange transporter 3 isoform X4, coding for MESEQLYHRGYCRNSYNSIASASSDEELLDGAGVIMDFHTTEDDNLLDGDAASPGSNYAMSNGGGAPSSSTHLLDFLEEPIPGVGTYDDFHTIDWVREKCKDRERHRKINSKKKESAWEFTKSLYDAWSGWLVVTLTGLASGALAGLIDIAADWMNDLKEGVCLSAMWFNHEQCCWTSNETTFAERDKCPQWKSWAELILGQAEGPGSYIMNYFMYIYWALSFAFLAVCLVKVFAPYACGSGIPEIKTILSGFIIRGYLGKWTLMIKTITLVLAVASGLSLGKEGPLVHVACCCGNIFSYLFPKYSKNEAKKREVLSAASAAGVSVAFGAPIGGVLFSLEEVSYYFPLKTLWRSFFAALVAAFILRSINPFGNSRLVLFYVEYHTPWYLFELIPFILLGVFGGLWGAFFIRANIAWCRRRKSTRFGKYPVLEVILVAAITAVVAFPNPYTRQNTSELIKELFTDCGPLESSQLCQYRSQMNGSKAFTDNPNRPAGPGVYAAMWQLCLALIFKIIMTIFTFGLKVPSGLFIPSMAIGAIAGRIVGIAVEQLAYYHHDWFLFKEWCEVGADCITPGLYAMVGAAACLGGVTRMTVSLVVIVFELTGGLEYIVPLMAAVMTSKWVGDAFGREGIYEAHIRLNGYPFLDAKEEFTHTTLAREVMRPRRSDPPLAVLTQDDLTVEELQSTINETSYNGFPVIVSKESQRLVGFALRRDITIAIENARRKQEGIMLNSRVYFTQHAPTLPADSPRPLKLRSILDMSPFTVTDHTPMEIVVDIFRKLGLRQCLVTHNGIVLGIITKKNILEHLEELKQHTEPLIDDI
- the clcn3 gene encoding H(+)/Cl(-) exchange transporter 3 isoform X5, producing MSNGGGAPSSSTHLLDFLEEPIPGVGTYDDFHTIDWVREKCKDRERHRKINSKKKESAWEFTKSLYDAWSGWLVVTLTGLASGALAGLIDIAADWMNDLKEGVCLSAMWFNHEQCCWTSNETTFAERDKCPQWKSWAELILGQAEGPGSYIMNYFMYIYWALSFAFLAVCLVKVFAPYACGSGIPEIKTILSGFIIRGYLGKWTLMIKTITLVLAVASGLSLGKEGPLVHVACCCGNIFSYLFPKYSKNEAKKREVLSAASAAGVSVAFGAPIGGVLFSLEEVSYYFPLKTLWRSFFAALVAAFILRSINPFGNSRLVLFYVEYHTPWYLFELIPFILLGVFGGLWGAFFIRANIAWCRRRKSTRFGKYPVLEVILVAAITAVVAFPNPYTRQNTSELIKELFTDCGPLESSQLCQYRSQMNGSKAFTDNPNRPAGPGVYAAMWQLCLALIFKIIMTIFTFGLKVPSGLFIPSMAIGAIAGRIVGIAVEQLAYYHHDWFLFKEWCEVGADCITPGLYAMVGAAACLGGVTRMTVSLVVIVFELTGGLEYIVPLMAAVMTSKWVGDAFGREGIYEAHIRLNGYPFLDAKEEFTHTTLAREVMRPRRSDPPLAVLTQDDLTVEELQSTINETSYNGFPVIVSKESQRLVGFALRRDITIAIENARRKQEGIMLNSRVYFTQHAPTLPADSPRPLKLRSILDMSPFTVTDHTPMEIVVDIFRKLGLRQCLVTHNGIVLGIITKKNILEHLEELKQHTEPLAASWYYHKKRYPSSHGSNGKPRSRVHHVQLIRSFQDGWGGGGDDSEEEEVVRLLDGSNL
- the clcn3 gene encoding H(+)/Cl(-) exchange transporter 3 isoform X6, encoding MEEEDAAADPYLPYDGGGDTIPLQEIPKRGSNYAMSNGGGAPSSSTHLLDFLEEPIPGVGTYDDFHTIDWVREKCKDRERHRKINSKKKESAWEFTKSLYDAWSGWLVVTLTGLASGALAGLIDIAADWMNDLKEGVCLSAMWFNHEQCCWTSNETTFAERDKCPQWKSWAELILGQAEGPGSYIMNYFMYIYWALSFAFLAVCLVKVFAPYACGSGIPEIKTILSGFIIRGYLGKWTLMIKTITLVLAVASGLSLGKEGPLVHVACCCGNIFSYLFPKYSKNEAKKREVLSAASAAGVSVAFGAPIGGVLFSLEEVSYYFPLKTLWRSFFAALVAAFILRSINPFGNSRLVLFYVEYHTPWYLFELIPFILLGVFGGLWGAFFIRANIAWCRRRKSTRFGKYPVLEVILVAAITAVVAFPNPYTRQNTSELIKELFTDCGPLESSQLCQYRSQMNGSKAFTDNPNRPAGPGVYAAMWQLCLALIFKIIMTIFTFGLKVPSGLFIPSMAIGAIAGRIVGIAVEQLAYYHHDWFLFKEWCEVGADCITPGLYAMVGAAACLGGVTRMTVSLVVIVFELTGGLEYIVPLMAAVMTSKWVGDAFGREGIYEAHIRLNGYPFLDAKEEFTHTTLAREVMRPRRSDPPLAVLTQDDLTVEELQSTINETSYNGFPVIVSKESQRLVGFALRRDITIAIENARRKQEGIMLNSRVYFTQHAPTLPADSPRPLKLRSILDMSPFTVTDHTPMEIVVDIFRKLGLRQCLVTHNGRLLGIITKKDILRHMAQMANQDPESIMFN